In Pseudomonas fluorescens NCIMB 11764, a single window of DNA contains:
- a CDS encoding TauD/TfdA dioxygenase family protein, which produces MKVEQLTCSIGAELVGVNLADAVHDDDLFAEIRAQLLKHRVVFLRDQDITRDEHVAFARRFGELEDHPVAGSDPDHPGLVRIYKNPDQPMDRYENAWHTDATWREAPPMGCVLRCVECPPVGGDTMWANMVEAYARLPEDVKVKIADLRARHSIEASFGAAMPIEKRLALKAMYPDAEHPVVRTHPETLEKVLFVNAFTTHLSNYHTPERVRFGQDANPGASELLRYLISQAYIPEYQVRWRWKPNSIAIWDNRSTQHYAVMDYPPCHRKMERAGIIGDKTY; this is translated from the coding sequence ATGAAAGTCGAACAATTGACCTGCAGCATTGGTGCGGAGCTGGTAGGCGTCAACCTCGCCGACGCGGTCCATGACGACGATCTTTTTGCCGAGATTCGTGCTCAGTTGCTCAAGCATCGAGTGGTGTTCCTGCGCGATCAGGACATCACTCGCGACGAGCATGTGGCCTTCGCTCGCCGCTTTGGCGAGTTGGAAGACCATCCGGTGGCCGGCAGCGATCCGGATCATCCTGGGTTGGTGCGCATCTACAAGAACCCGGACCAGCCGATGGACCGCTACGAAAATGCCTGGCACACCGACGCGACCTGGCGCGAGGCGCCGCCGATGGGCTGCGTGCTGCGCTGTGTAGAGTGCCCTCCGGTGGGCGGCGACACCATGTGGGCCAACATGGTCGAGGCCTATGCGCGCTTGCCGGAAGACGTGAAGGTGAAGATCGCCGACCTGCGTGCCCGTCACAGTATCGAAGCCAGTTTCGGTGCCGCCATGCCGATTGAAAAACGTCTGGCGCTCAAGGCGATGTACCCGGATGCCGAGCATCCGGTGGTGCGCACCCACCCGGAAACCTTGGAAAAGGTGCTGTTCGTCAACGCCTTTACCACCCACTTGAGCAACTACCACACCCCCGAGCGGGTGCGTTTTGGCCAGGACGCCAACCCGGGCGCAAGCGAGCTGCTGCGCTACCTGATCAGCCAGGCCTATATCCCCGAATATCAGGTGCGCTGGCGCTGGAAGCCCAACAGCATCGCCATCTGGGACAACCGCAGTACCCAGCACTACGCCGTCATGGATTACCCGCCGTGTCATCGCAAGATGGAGCGTGCCGGAATCATCGGCGACAAGACTTACTGA
- a CDS encoding ArsJ-associated glyceraldehyde-3-phosphate dehydrogenase has translation MAIKVGINGFGRIGRLALRAAWSWPELEFVQINDPAGDAATHAHLLNFDSVHGRWNYQADSEGNSIVIDGKRIKVTANKAIADTDWSGCDLVIEASGKMKTVAVLQAYLDQGVKRVVVSAPVKEKGALNIVMGVNHQLFKPAEHRIVTAASCTTNCLAPVVKVIHEKLGIRHGSITTIHDLTNTQSILDQPHKDLRRARACGMSLIPTSTGSATAIAEIFPELRGRLNGHAVRVPLANASLTDCVFEVERATTVEEVNKLLKDASENELKDILGFEERPLVSIDYRTDPRSSIIDALSTMVINGTQVKLYAWYDNEWGYANRTVELARMVGLAV, from the coding sequence ATGGCTATCAAAGTTGGTATCAATGGTTTCGGCCGGATCGGTCGCCTCGCGCTACGAGCAGCCTGGAGCTGGCCAGAACTCGAATTCGTGCAGATCAACGACCCAGCGGGTGACGCGGCGACCCATGCGCACCTACTGAACTTCGACTCGGTACATGGTCGTTGGAATTACCAGGCCGACTCCGAGGGCAACAGCATCGTCATTGACGGCAAACGAATCAAGGTAACGGCCAACAAGGCAATTGCCGACACCGATTGGTCGGGTTGCGATCTGGTGATTGAAGCCAGCGGCAAGATGAAGACCGTCGCGGTGCTTCAGGCGTATCTCGACCAAGGCGTGAAGCGCGTAGTGGTGAGTGCGCCCGTGAAAGAGAAGGGCGCGCTGAATATCGTCATGGGTGTCAATCATCAGCTGTTCAAACCGGCTGAACATCGCATCGTCACGGCGGCGTCATGCACCACCAACTGTCTGGCGCCGGTGGTGAAAGTCATCCACGAGAAGCTGGGCATTCGCCACGGTTCGATCACCACCATCCACGACCTGACCAACACCCAAAGCATTCTCGATCAACCGCACAAGGATCTGCGCCGTGCGCGTGCTTGCGGAATGAGCCTGATCCCAACCAGTACCGGATCGGCCACCGCCATTGCCGAAATCTTCCCGGAGCTGCGTGGGCGCCTGAATGGTCACGCCGTACGCGTGCCGCTGGCCAACGCTTCGCTGACGGACTGTGTCTTCGAGGTCGAGCGAGCCACCACTGTCGAAGAGGTGAATAAACTTCTCAAGGACGCTTCCGAGAATGAACTGAAAGACATCCTCGGTTTCGAGGAGCGTCCATTGGTGTCTATCGACTACCGTACCGATCCGCGTTCATCGATCATCGATGCGCTGTCGACCATGGTTATCAACGGCACCCAGGTCAAACTCTATGCCTGGTACGACAACGAATGGGGCTATGCCAACCGCACCGTTGAACTGGCCAGAATGGTCGGTCTGGCAGTCTGA
- a CDS encoding quinone oxidoreductase family protein, translating to MANAVRFYETGGPEVLRCEEVEVGDPGPGQVRLRHVAVGLNYADTYFRNGTYPIPMPNGMGVEASGVVQAIGEGVTHVRVGDRVTYTGFLNTLGAYSTERLIPAAPLIKLPETISFETAAAMTMRGLTSSYLMRRIYDFKAGDSILLHAAAGGVGLIVSQWAKLLGLNVIGTVSTEAKADIARAHGCEHVINYSHEDVAQRVRELTDGEGVNVVFDSVGKNTFMGSLDSLKRRGLMVCVGTASGPIPAFDPVLLAMKGSLFLTRPALADYIADPAEKAALAGELFDHVGSGRIKIEINQHYALQDAVQAHRDLESRNTTGSSIFVI from the coding sequence ATGGCCAACGCCGTACGCTTCTACGAAACCGGTGGTCCCGAAGTCCTTCGTTGTGAAGAGGTCGAGGTCGGCGACCCCGGTCCGGGCCAGGTTCGTCTTCGTCATGTGGCGGTGGGCCTGAACTATGCCGACACCTACTTTCGCAATGGCACTTACCCGATTCCGATGCCCAACGGCATGGGGGTGGAGGCCTCCGGGGTGGTCCAGGCCATCGGCGAGGGGGTTACCCATGTGCGCGTGGGTGATCGCGTCACCTACACCGGTTTTCTCAATACATTGGGTGCCTACAGCACCGAGCGTCTGATCCCGGCCGCGCCGCTGATCAAGCTGCCGGAAACAATCAGTTTCGAGACCGCCGCTGCCATGACCATGCGTGGCCTGACCTCGTCGTACCTGATGCGACGCATTTACGATTTCAAGGCCGGCGACAGTATTCTGCTGCACGCCGCCGCCGGTGGTGTGGGCCTGATCGTTTCGCAGTGGGCCAAGCTGCTCGGCCTGAACGTCATTGGCACGGTGTCCACCGAGGCGAAGGCTGACATTGCCCGGGCCCATGGCTGCGAGCATGTCATCAACTACAGCCATGAAGACGTCGCCCAGCGCGTTCGCGAGCTGACGGACGGCGAGGGGGTCAACGTGGTTTTCGACAGTGTCGGCAAGAACACCTTCATGGGGTCGCTGGATTCGCTCAAGCGTCGTGGCCTGATGGTCTGCGTCGGTACGGCATCCGGTCCTATCCCGGCCTTCGATCCGGTACTGCTGGCGATGAAAGGCTCGTTGTTCCTGACCCGCCCAGCCCTGGCCGATTACATCGCCGACCCGGCGGAAAAAGCCGCGTTGGCGGGCGAGTTGTTCGACCATGTCGGCAGCGGTCGGATCAAGATCGAGATCAACCAGCACTATGCCTTGCAGGACGCCGTACAGGCCCATCGCGACCTGGAATCACGCAACACCACTGGCTCATCGATATTCGTCATTTAG
- a CDS encoding cation-transporting P-type ATPase produces MAWHTLPAEQVTNLLEVNEHVGLAADEVQARLDRTGFNRLPEAVRRPAWLRFLLQFHNILIYVLLGSAAITAMLQHLWDTVVILAVVITNAIIGYVQEGKAEKAMDAIRQMLAPHAAVIRAGERLSVAGEKLVPGDIVLLEAGDKVPADLRLLHANRLQIQEAILTGESLPVEKHTKPVELDAALGDRTCMAFSGTLVTCGQATGVVVATAAAAEIGRISTLLAEVETLTTPLVQQTNVFARRLTILILLVGGLLLVYGHYVGHYEFTEIFMVVVGISVAAIPEGLPAVLTITLAVGVRAMARRNAIVRRLPAIETLGSVSVICTDKTGTLTRNEMMVASVVTNDLVFTVDGAGYQPMGSISLADQPVDKSSHPALEELGRAAGLCNDAVLRLHEDSWKVEGDPMEGALLAFSGKTGIDRDEDHQAWPRTDAIPFDAKHRFMATLHHNHDRHASIYVKGAPEQILAMSTQQLVNACETEPLNADYWHAQANAIAAKGQRVLALAVRQVPPEHTVLEFEDVQGSLTLLGMVGLIDPPRPETKKAIQQCQAAGIVVKMITGDHGGTAAAIGRHIGLQNADKVLSGADLDAMSDTALKEAVKVVNIFARTSPEHKLRLVMLLQSNGMTVAMTGDGVNDAPALKRADAGIAMGGKGSEAAKEAADLVLADDNFASIVAAVREGRTVYDNIKKVLSWTLPTNAGETMTIIVALLLGITLPVTPIQILWINLITAVTLGIALAFEPTEENTMLRPPRSRKAPLIGGALVWHMVLVSILFLCGVYGIFSYALDRGYSVELARTIAVNTLVVMEIFHLFFIRNLYSTSLTWKGIRGTKVVWMTVAVVTFAQFAITYAPPLQKVFATEAIPFVDGLLIIGVGVALFVIIEIEKQIRIRLSE; encoded by the coding sequence ATGGCCTGGCATACCCTGCCTGCAGAGCAGGTGACGAACCTGCTTGAAGTCAATGAGCATGTCGGGCTGGCGGCCGATGAAGTTCAAGCCCGGCTTGACCGAACGGGTTTCAATCGCTTGCCAGAAGCAGTACGGCGACCTGCCTGGCTGCGATTCCTCCTGCAATTTCACAACATTCTGATTTATGTACTTCTAGGATCCGCCGCGATTACCGCGATGTTGCAACACCTGTGGGATACGGTGGTGATTCTGGCGGTGGTCATTACCAATGCAATCATTGGATACGTTCAGGAAGGCAAAGCGGAAAAAGCCATGGACGCTATCCGGCAGATGCTGGCACCGCACGCCGCCGTGATTCGCGCAGGCGAACGCTTGAGCGTTGCAGGCGAGAAGCTGGTCCCGGGCGATATCGTATTGTTGGAGGCCGGCGACAAAGTCCCTGCTGATTTACGCCTGCTGCACGCGAACAGACTACAGATTCAAGAAGCCATTCTTACCGGTGAATCCCTACCCGTAGAAAAACATACCAAACCAGTAGAGCTTGACGCTGCCCTGGGTGATCGTACCTGCATGGCGTTCAGCGGCACGCTTGTGACGTGCGGGCAAGCGACAGGGGTTGTCGTTGCTACCGCAGCAGCGGCTGAAATCGGACGCATCAGTACGCTGCTTGCGGAAGTAGAAACGCTGACGACTCCGCTGGTGCAACAAACGAACGTATTTGCACGCAGGCTGACGATCCTGATCTTGTTGGTTGGCGGGTTGTTACTCGTATATGGCCATTATGTCGGGCACTACGAGTTCACCGAGATCTTCATGGTCGTGGTCGGGATATCGGTGGCTGCAATACCTGAAGGGCTGCCCGCCGTCCTGACCATCACGCTGGCTGTCGGAGTCAGGGCGATGGCTCGTCGCAACGCCATTGTTCGTCGCCTGCCTGCCATCGAAACACTCGGCTCGGTATCCGTCATCTGCACTGACAAAACCGGCACACTTACCCGCAACGAAATGATGGTGGCATCGGTCGTGACGAACGATCTCGTCTTCACGGTCGATGGTGCAGGTTATCAGCCAATGGGCAGCATCAGCCTTGCAGATCAGCCAGTCGACAAGTCGTCTCACCCTGCGCTGGAAGAGCTGGGGCGCGCAGCCGGTTTGTGCAACGATGCCGTGCTGCGCCTGCATGAAGATTCATGGAAGGTTGAGGGTGATCCGATGGAAGGTGCCTTGCTGGCATTTTCCGGAAAAACCGGAATCGATCGTGATGAAGATCATCAGGCCTGGCCCCGCACCGACGCCATACCGTTTGACGCCAAACACCGCTTCATGGCGACACTGCACCACAACCATGATCGACATGCCTCTATCTACGTAAAAGGCGCGCCAGAACAAATACTGGCCATGAGCACGCAGCAGCTTGTAAACGCTTGCGAGACTGAACCGCTCAATGCGGACTACTGGCACGCACAGGCAAACGCCATTGCCGCCAAGGGGCAGCGTGTATTGGCGTTAGCAGTTAGACAAGTTCCACCCGAGCATACCGTGCTGGAATTCGAGGACGTGCAAGGAAGTTTAACTTTGCTTGGCATGGTCGGATTGATTGACCCGCCCAGGCCCGAGACAAAAAAGGCCATTCAGCAATGCCAGGCAGCAGGCATTGTCGTCAAGATGATCACTGGCGATCACGGAGGCACCGCCGCCGCTATCGGTCGCCACATTGGCCTGCAAAATGCCGACAAGGTGCTGTCTGGCGCTGACCTGGACGCCATGAGCGATACCGCCCTCAAGGAGGCAGTCAAGGTCGTCAATATCTTTGCTCGCACCAGCCCTGAGCATAAGCTCAGGCTTGTGATGCTGCTGCAATCGAACGGTATGACAGTGGCCATGACCGGTGATGGGGTGAACGACGCACCAGCGCTAAAGCGTGCCGATGCCGGTATCGCCATGGGTGGAAAAGGCAGTGAAGCCGCCAAGGAAGCCGCCGATCTGGTGCTGGCCGATGACAACTTCGCATCCATCGTGGCCGCTGTGCGCGAAGGCCGGACGGTCTACGACAACATCAAGAAAGTGCTGAGCTGGACGCTACCTACCAACGCGGGCGAGACAATGACCATCATCGTCGCCCTGCTGCTCGGTATTACGCTGCCGGTGACGCCGATACAGATTCTGTGGATCAATCTGATAACCGCAGTGACGCTCGGCATCGCACTGGCGTTCGAGCCCACCGAAGAAAACACTATGCTCAGACCGCCCCGTTCACGCAAAGCGCCACTCATAGGCGGTGCTTTAGTCTGGCATATGGTGCTTGTTTCTATTCTGTTCCTCTGCGGCGTTTACGGTATTTTTTCGTATGCGCTCGACCGGGGCTACTCAGTGGAGTTGGCCCGAACCATCGCGGTTAACACGTTAGTCGTGATGGAAATTTTCCACCTGTTCTTCATTCGCAACCTCTACAGCACATCGCTTACCTGGAAGGGCATTCGTGGCACCAAAGTCGTGTGGATGACAGTCGCCGTGGTCACCTTCGCGCAGTTCGCCATCACGTATGCGCCACCACTGCAAAAGGTTTTTGCAACCGAAGCGATCCCCTTCGTTGACGGCCTGCTGATCATCGGGGTGGGCGTTGCGCTCTTTGTAATCATCGAGATTGAAAAACAGATTCGAATCCGCCTGTCCGAGTAA
- a CDS encoding YgaP family membrane protein produces MKANIGTIDRSLRIVAGLLLIGLSLSGVIGAWGWIGLVPLATGIFRFCPVYTLLGIKTCNRR; encoded by the coding sequence ATGAAAGCGAACATTGGAACCATAGACCGTAGCCTGCGCATTGTCGCCGGCCTGCTTCTCATTGGGCTCAGTTTGTCCGGTGTGATCGGCGCATGGGGTTGGATCGGTTTGGTGCCGCTGGCCACTGGCATTTTCCGTTTCTGCCCTGTCTACACCTTGCTGGGCATCAAGACCTGTAACCGTCGCTGA
- a CDS encoding DUF6691 family protein, with protein MIKLTAFIAGLLFGLGLLLAGMANPSKVLAFLDLTGAWDPSLGLVMVGAIGVAFGPLTWARRQSSSLLGRPMQLPVKRELDPRLIGGSLLFGIGWGIAGICPGPAVAILLTGHWQVIVFMLAMLAGMLLFTALESRRSH; from the coding sequence ATGATCAAACTGACCGCATTCATTGCTGGCCTGCTGTTCGGCCTGGGCCTGCTTCTGGCAGGCATGGCCAACCCCAGCAAAGTACTCGCTTTCCTGGATTTAACCGGTGCCTGGGACCCTTCCTTGGGGTTGGTCATGGTGGGAGCCATTGGCGTGGCTTTTGGCCCGCTGACCTGGGCCCGCCGACAATCCAGCTCGCTGCTGGGGAGGCCAATGCAGCTACCGGTCAAACGTGAGTTGGACCCGCGCTTGATTGGCGGGAGCCTGTTGTTCGGCATCGGCTGGGGAATAGCGGGCATCTGTCCTGGCCCCGCAGTGGCCATTCTGCTGACAGGACACTGGCAAGTGATCGTGTTCATGTTGGCCATGCTGGCCGGCATGTTGTTGTTTACTGCGCTGGAGAGCCGGCGCAGCCATTGA
- a CDS encoding arsenate reductase ArsC, with protein sequence MKILFLCTANSCRSILCEAVFNHLAPEGMKACSAGSQPKGEVHPLSLKTLENAGISTLGLFSKSSDAHVNLAPDFVITVCDKAAGEACPVFFGPATKAHWGLADPSEYHGTQEEIEAAFEATLEQIRTRIQAFLALPLSQLSAEQLKAQLALIGTL encoded by the coding sequence ATGAAAATCCTGTTCCTCTGCACTGCCAATAGCTGTCGCAGCATCCTCTGTGAAGCAGTCTTCAATCACTTGGCACCGGAAGGCATGAAAGCCTGCAGTGCGGGCAGTCAGCCCAAAGGTGAAGTGCATCCGCTGAGTCTCAAGACTCTGGAAAACGCTGGTATTTCGACGCTTGGGCTGTTCAGTAAGTCCAGCGATGCCCATGTGAATTTGGCACCCGACTTCGTCATCACGGTGTGCGACAAGGCTGCCGGTGAAGCTTGCCCGGTATTTTTCGGACCGGCCACCAAGGCCCACTGGGGGCTGGCTGATCCTTCGGAATATCACGGGACTCAAGAAGAGATCGAGGCGGCTTTTGAAGCCACGCTGGAGCAGATCAGAACCCGTATCCAGGCCTTCCTGGCATTACCGCTTTCGCAACTGAGTGCCGAACAGCTCAAGGCACAGCTGGCCCTGATTGGCACGCTGTAA
- the arsH gene encoding arsenical resistance protein ArsH: MFDDSIPQLDTELVDLPSTDKLGIEKTSIHKPRILLLYGSTRERSFSRLLVEEAARLLEHFGAEARIFNPSGLPLPDDAPDDHPRVKELREQMLWSEGQVWCSPERHGSMSAVFKAQIDWVPLAMGAVRPTQGKTLAVMQVCGGSQSFNVVNQLRVLGRWMRMFTIPNQSSVPKAYMEFDDNGRMKPSPFYDRVVDVMEELVKFTLLLRDRQDYLVDRYSERKESAEELMKRVNQRSI, encoded by the coding sequence ATGTTTGATGACTCTATCCCTCAACTCGATACCGAACTGGTTGATCTCCCATCGACTGACAAACTGGGTATCGAAAAGACCTCCATCCACAAGCCGCGCATTTTGCTGCTGTACGGATCGACCCGTGAGCGCTCCTTCAGTCGCCTGTTGGTCGAGGAGGCCGCTCGATTGCTGGAGCACTTCGGCGCCGAGGCGCGGATTTTCAATCCGTCAGGTTTGCCGCTGCCCGATGACGCACCCGACGATCATCCCCGTGTGAAGGAACTGCGCGAACAGATGTTGTGGTCCGAGGGGCAGGTCTGGTGCTCTCCAGAGCGTCACGGTTCCATGAGCGCGGTCTTCAAGGCGCAGATCGACTGGGTGCCACTGGCGATGGGCGCGGTACGCCCGACCCAGGGCAAAACCCTCGCCGTCATGCAGGTGTGCGGCGGCTCGCAGTCGTTCAACGTGGTCAATCAGCTGCGGGTGCTGGGACGTTGGATGCGCATGTTCACCATCCCCAATCAATCTTCAGTGCCAAAGGCCTATATGGAGTTCGACGACAACGGCCGGATGAAGCCGTCTCCGTTCTACGACCGTGTCGTTGATGTGATGGAAGAGTTGGTGAAGTTCACGCTACTGCTTCGCGACCGTCAGGACTATCTGGTCGATCGTTATTCCGAGCGCAAGGAGTCGGCGGAAGAACTCATGAAACGTGTCAATCAGCGCTCCATCTGA
- the arsJ gene encoding organoarsenical effux MFS transporter ArsJ, producing the protein MKSLSALAPEVRQYLLVTGNYWAFTLTDGALRMLVVLHFHALGYSPLQIAALFLFYELFGVITNLVGGYLGARLGLNRTMNIGLGMQVAALLMLTVPSALLTIPWVMGAQALSGIAKDLNKMSAKSSIKLLVPDGQQGKLYQWIAILTGSKNALKGVGFFLGGALLALIGFKGALLAMASVLALIWISSLILLKKDLGKAKAKPKFRDILSKSRAINILSAARMFLFGARDVWFVVALPVYLSSVFGWSFWKVGGFLAAWVIGYGIVQSFAPNITGKKRGHVPDGRTAFLWALALAGLPAAIALGLNTGLSQQAVLLGGLMLFGALFAVNSSLHSYLIVAYAKEDGVSLDVGFYYMSNAMGRLMGTVLSGWVYQMYGLGACLWISSAFVSLAALVSIALPRHAEAI; encoded by the coding sequence ATGAAATCGTTGTCAGCCCTGGCGCCGGAAGTGCGGCAGTACCTGCTCGTGACGGGCAACTACTGGGCCTTCACTCTCACCGATGGCGCCCTGCGCATGTTGGTGGTGCTGCACTTTCACGCGTTGGGCTACAGCCCCCTGCAAATCGCGGCGTTGTTTCTGTTCTACGAACTCTTTGGCGTGATCACCAACCTGGTGGGGGGCTATCTCGGCGCGCGATTAGGCTTGAACCGAACCATGAACATCGGGCTGGGGATGCAGGTCGCAGCGTTGTTGATGCTGACAGTACCCTCGGCCTTGTTGACCATCCCTTGGGTGATGGGCGCGCAGGCGTTGTCGGGGATTGCCAAAGACCTGAACAAGATGAGCGCCAAAAGCTCGATCAAACTTTTAGTGCCCGATGGGCAGCAGGGCAAGCTTTATCAATGGATAGCCATCCTCACCGGCTCGAAGAACGCGCTCAAGGGTGTCGGCTTCTTTCTTGGCGGAGCCTTGCTGGCATTGATCGGTTTCAAAGGTGCCTTGCTGGCCATGGCGAGTGTCCTGGCGCTGATCTGGATCAGCAGCTTGATCCTGTTAAAAAAGGACCTGGGTAAGGCCAAAGCCAAGCCCAAATTTCGCGACATCCTCTCCAAGAGCCGGGCGATCAATATCCTCTCGGCGGCGCGGATGTTTCTGTTCGGCGCCCGTGATGTCTGGTTTGTGGTGGCCTTGCCGGTGTACCTGAGTAGTGTCTTCGGCTGGAGTTTCTGGAAGGTTGGCGGGTTCCTGGCAGCCTGGGTGATTGGCTACGGCATCGTGCAGTCCTTCGCGCCCAACATCACTGGAAAGAAACGTGGGCACGTACCGGATGGTCGTACGGCATTTCTGTGGGCTCTTGCACTGGCAGGCCTCCCGGCGGCAATCGCTCTCGGGCTGAACACTGGTTTGTCGCAGCAGGCGGTGCTACTCGGCGGATTAATGCTCTTTGGGGCGCTGTTCGCGGTGAATTCGTCGTTGCACAGCTACCTGATCGTGGCCTACGCCAAGGAAGACGGTGTGTCGCTGGACGTGGGGTTTTATTACATGTCGAACGCCATGGGGCGACTGATGGGCACGGTGCTCTCGGGCTGGGTTTATCAGATGTACGGGTTGGGCGCGTGCTTGTGGATATCGAGCGCATTCGTGTCGCTGGCCGCTCTGGTTTCTATCGCCTTGCCTCGGCATGCAGAGGCGATATGA
- a CDS encoding ArsR/SmtB family transcription factor produces the protein MPESDIQQLHANADAASQFLKALANPDRLILLCQLSQGERNVSDLESLLGIQQPTLSQQLAVLRREGLVETRRDGKQVFYRISSPAALAVIQTLYQHFCAGEMS, from the coding sequence ATGCCCGAATCAGATATCCAGCAGCTACACGCCAATGCCGATGCTGCCAGCCAATTCCTTAAAGCCCTGGCCAATCCGGATCGCTTGATCCTCCTGTGCCAGCTATCCCAAGGCGAGCGCAATGTCAGCGATCTCGAGTCACTGCTGGGGATACAGCAACCGACTCTCTCTCAACAGCTGGCAGTGCTTCGTCGCGAAGGGCTGGTGGAGACCCGCCGCGACGGAAAGCAGGTGTTCTATCGCATCAGCAGTCCCGCAGCATTGGCAGTCATCCAAACCTTGTATCAACATTTTTGCGCCGGAGAAATGTCATGA
- a CDS encoding YeeE/YedE family protein: MNVDWLNFTPWSSLAGGALIGMAASLFVVANGRIAGISGLIGSLLQRGSEGVSEKALFLLGLLIAPLLWGLFAALPQIEFQSGWFGLIAAGVLVGIGTRYGSGCTSGHGVCGLSRLSPRSMVATGCFMFSGFATVFVLRHLLEGWT; the protein is encoded by the coding sequence ATGAATGTCGACTGGCTCAACTTCACTCCCTGGTCATCCCTTGCCGGTGGCGCATTGATTGGCATGGCGGCCAGTCTATTCGTCGTCGCCAACGGGCGTATCGCAGGCATCAGCGGCCTGATCGGCAGTCTTTTACAGCGCGGGAGCGAGGGGGTAAGTGAGAAAGCACTTTTTCTCCTGGGCCTGCTCATCGCGCCACTTCTATGGGGCTTGTTCGCTGCGCTGCCGCAGATTGAGTTCCAAAGTGGCTGGTTCGGGCTGATCGCCGCCGGTGTATTGGTGGGCATCGGCACACGATACGGATCAGGCTGCACCAGTGGTCATGGGGTATGCGGCCTGTCGCGCCTTTCGCCGCGATCGATGGTCGCCACTGGGTGTTTCATGTTCAGTGGTTTCGCCACAGTGTTTGTCTTGCGTCATCTGCTGGAGGGCTGGACATGA
- a CDS encoding MBL fold metallo-hydrolase gives MKPHVEAFFDSATYTYSYVVSDPNTGHCAVIDSVLDYDPASGRTSCNSAERLIAYVREQALTVEWLLETHVHADHLSAAQYLKRELGGQLAIGEQITVVQNTFGKLFNVGSEFATDGRQFDRLLKDGERFLVGGIEAHAIHTPGHTPACMTYLIGDAGFVGDTLFMPDYGTARCDFPGGDARKLFQSIQKLFELPDDTRLFMCHDYKAPGRDDYRNETTIAEQRAHNVHVHEGTGEADFVAMRQARDATLGMPTLILPSVQVNMRAGNLPPAEGNGTCYLKIPLNVL, from the coding sequence ATGAAACCCCATGTAGAAGCTTTTTTTGACTCCGCTACGTATACCTACAGCTATGTTGTCAGCGACCCGAATACAGGGCACTGCGCCGTTATCGACTCAGTGCTCGATTACGATCCCGCATCGGGTCGCACGTCTTGCAACAGCGCGGAACGTCTAATTGCCTACGTGCGGGAGCAAGCCCTTACGGTGGAGTGGTTACTGGAAACCCATGTACATGCCGATCATCTTTCCGCAGCGCAGTATCTAAAGCGCGAGTTGGGCGGCCAACTGGCCATCGGCGAGCAGATCACCGTGGTTCAGAATACTTTTGGTAAGTTGTTCAACGTTGGCAGCGAGTTTGCCACTGATGGTCGTCAATTCGACCGGCTGCTGAAAGACGGTGAGCGCTTTTTGGTCGGAGGGATCGAAGCGCACGCCATCCACACACCAGGTCATACACCGGCCTGCATGACCTATCTAATCGGTGATGCCGGTTTTGTCGGCGATACGCTGTTCATGCCTGATTACGGCACTGCCCGATGCGATTTTCCCGGTGGCGATGCGCGAAAACTCTTCCAGTCCATTCAAAAGTTGTTCGAGTTGCCCGACGATACCCGTTTGTTTATGTGCCACGACTACAAGGCCCCGGGTCGAGATGACTACCGCAATGAAACCACCATTGCCGAGCAAAGAGCCCATAACGTTCATGTGCATGAGGGCACTGGCGAAGCAGATTTCGTTGCTATGCGCCAAGCGCGGGACGCTACGTTGGGCATGCCGACACTTATCCTGCCATCCGTGCAAGTGAACATGCGAGCAGGTAATTTGCCTCCAGCTGAAGGCAATGGCACTTGCTACCTGAAAATTCCTCTTAATGTGCTCTGA